In Elephas maximus indicus isolate mEleMax1 chromosome 7, mEleMax1 primary haplotype, whole genome shotgun sequence, the following proteins share a genomic window:
- the LOC126079408 gene encoding olfactory receptor 8J3-like isoform X1 codes for MAPENLTGVMEFILTGVSDRPELQVPLFFVFLVIYGMTVVGNLGIITLTSVDSRLQTPMYFFLRHLAIINFGNSTVIAPKMLINFLVKKKNTFYYECATQMGGFLFFIVAEVFMLAVMAYDRYVAICNPLLYMVVVSRQVCLLLVSIAYSYGFSTAIVIASSVFSMSYCSSNIINHFYCDTVPLLALSCSDTYFPDTVAFISAATNLIFSVTTVTVSYFNIILSILRIHSSEGRKKAFSTCASHVMAVTMFYGTLLFMYLQPKTHHSLDSDKMASLFYTLVIPMLNPMIYSLRNKDVIAAFKRFLSNPCYSFKPM; via the coding sequence ATGGCTCCTGAAAACCTCACTGGGGTGATGGAGTTCATTCTCACGGGAGTCTCAGACCGTCCAGAGCTCCAGGTCccccttttctttgtcttcctggTGATCTATGGGATGACCGTGGTAGGGAACCTGGGCATCATCACCCTCACCAGTGTGGACTCTCGACTTCAAAcccccatgtattttttcctccgACATTTGGCTATCATTAATTTCGGCAATTCTACCGTCATTGCCCCTAAAATGCTAATAAATTTCttagtaaagaagaaaaataccttTTATTATGAATGTGCCACCCAAATGGGTGGGTTCTTGTTTTTCATTGTAGCTGAGGTTTTCATGCTAgctgtgatggcctatgaccgctacgtCGCCATTTGTAACCCACTGCTCTATATGGTGGTGGTATCTCGACAGGTCTGCCTTTTGCTGGTATCCATTGCATACAGCTATGGCTTTTCCACAGCTATTGTGATTGCTTCTTCTGTATTCTCTATGTCTTATTGTTCTTCCAATATCATCAACCATTTCTACTGCGACACTGTTCCACTGTTAGCATTGTCCTGCTCTGATACTTACTTTCCAGACACAGTAGCCTTTATTTCTGCAGCTACAAATTTGATTTTCTCTGTAACTACAGTTACAGTATCCTATTTCAACATTATCTTGTCAATTCTCAGGATACATTcatcagaaggaaggaaaaaagccttctccacctgtgcctcACATGTGATGGCGGTCACAATGTTCTATGGAACACTGCTATTCATGTATCTGCAGCCTAAAACTCACCATTCATTAGATTCTGATAAAATGGCTTCATTGTTCTATACCCTGGTGATCCCTATGCTGAATCCTATGATCTACAGCTTGAGGAATAAGGATGTGATAGCTGCCTTCAAGAGATTCCTGTCAAACCCATGTTATTCCTTTAAACCAATGTAA
- the LOC126079408 gene encoding olfactory receptor 8J3-like isoform X2, which produces MAPENLTGVMEFILTGVSDRPELQVPLFFVFLVIYGMTVVGNLGIITLTSVDSRLQTPMYFFLRHLAIINFGNSTVIAPKMLINFLVKKKNTFYYECATQMGGFLFFIVAEVFMLAVMAYDRYVAICNPLLYMVVVSRQVCLLLVSIAYSYGFSTAIVIASSVFSMSYCSSNIINHFYCDTVPLLALSCSDTYFPDTVAFISAATNLIFSVTTVTVSYFNIILSILRIHSSEGRKKAFSTCASHVMAVTMFYGTLLFMYLQPKTHHSLDSDKMASLFYTLVIPMLNPMIYSLRNKDMKEALKKFIMNRK; this is translated from the exons ATGGCTCCTGAAAACCTCACTGGGGTGATGGAGTTCATTCTCACGGGAGTCTCAGACCGTCCAGAGCTCCAGGTCccccttttctttgtcttcctggTGATCTATGGGATGACCGTGGTAGGGAACCTGGGCATCATCACCCTCACCAGTGTGGACTCTCGACTTCAAAcccccatgtattttttcctccgACATTTGGCTATCATTAATTTCGGCAATTCTACCGTCATTGCCCCTAAAATGCTAATAAATTTCttagtaaagaagaaaaataccttTTATTATGAATGTGCCACCCAAATGGGTGGGTTCTTGTTTTTCATTGTAGCTGAGGTTTTCATGCTAgctgtgatggcctatgaccgctacgtCGCCATTTGTAACCCACTGCTCTATATGGTGGTGGTATCTCGACAGGTCTGCCTTTTGCTGGTATCCATTGCATACAGCTATGGCTTTTCCACAGCTATTGTGATTGCTTCTTCTGTATTCTCTATGTCTTATTGTTCTTCCAATATCATCAACCATTTCTACTGCGACACTGTTCCACTGTTAGCATTGTCCTGCTCTGATACTTACTTTCCAGACACAGTAGCCTTTATTTCTGCAGCTACAAATTTGATTTTCTCTGTAACTACAGTTACAGTATCCTATTTCAACATTATCTTGTCAATTCTCAGGATACATTcatcagaaggaaggaaaaaagccttctccacctgtgcctcACATGTGATGGCGGTCACAATGTTCTATGGAACACTGCTATTCATGTATCTGCAGCCTAAAACTCACCATTCATTAGATTCTGATAAAATGGCTTCATTGTTCTATACCCTGGTGATCCCTATGCTGAATCCTATGATCTACAGCTTGAGGAATAAGGAT ATGAAAGAAGCCCTGAAGAAATTCATAATGAATAGAAAATAA